From Echinicola soli, a single genomic window includes:
- a CDS encoding DUF4287 domain-containing protein: MSFQAYLDNVQAKTGKSPEDFKGLAEEKKFIEGDTIKTGVKATQITDWLKSEFGLGHGHAMAIYAFLKGKKE; this comes from the coding sequence ATGTCATTTCAAGCGTATCTCGATAATGTCCAGGCCAAAACGGGCAAATCTCCGGAGGATTTTAAAGGCCTGGCCGAAGAGAAAAAATTCATCGAAGGCGACACCATCAAAACAGGTGTAAAAGCCACCCAAATCACCGATTGGCTAAAAAGTGAATTTGGGCTGGGGCATGGTCACGCCATGGCCATCTATGCTTTTTTGAAGGGGAAGAAGGAGTAG